A single Cucurbita pepo subsp. pepo cultivar mu-cu-16 unplaced genomic scaffold, ASM280686v2 Cp4.1_scaffold000260, whole genome shotgun sequence DNA region contains:
- the LOC111784686 gene encoding uncharacterized protein LOC111784686, with product MNLGAERVKEVRTQTLWREFEALRMGDSESIDEYYGKFTIIVNKLRGLGNTVDDIQVVKKLLRSTSAKFLQITSTIEEFSDLKTKSIDEIIGSLKAHEERLQGFGEKDETVLLTHAEWKEREYAKSSKKEWKDQDSSRGGRG from the coding sequence ATGAATCTAGGTGcggaaagagtgaaagaagtaagAACGCAGACTCTCTGGCGGGAGTTTGAAGCGTTGAGGATGGGTGATTCAGAAAGTATTGATGAGTATTATGGAAAATTTACCATTATTGTTAACAAATTGAGAGGCCTCGGCAATACTGTGGATGATATCCAAGTAGTTAAGAAACTTCTACGATCCACCTCTGCAAAGTTTCTTCAAATCACTTCAACGATTGAGGAGTTTAGTGATCTCAAAACGAAATCCATTGATGAGATTATTGGATCACTCAAGGCACATGAAGAAAGGTTGCAAGGGTTtggagaaaaagatgaaaccGTTCTCCTCACTCATGCAGAATGGAAGGAACGAGAATATGCAAAATCCTCAAAGAAAGAATGGAAGGATCAAGACAGTTCTAGAGGAGGCAGGGGATGA